The window TAGAAGCGGAAGAGGTCATACGTCCCGGCGAGTGCGCCGGAGAAGTTGAGCACGACACCGCCGCTGTCACGCAGGAAGTCGGATGCGCCAGCGTAGGTGTAGAATCGCAGCGTGTCGTTGGCATCGCCCGCGCCGAGATTGAAGCTGAAGGATGAGCCCGCCTGCATGTCGAGGATGGCGCCGGTGCTATTGGCGCCGTTCAGCGTCAGGGTGCCGATGCCGCCGTTGATCTCCGAGTCGCCCGGGGCGATGACGCCGCCGGAGCCGATGGTGTGCGAGGCCGCGGTGCCGAGGGCGGAGTAGCCGTTGCCCCCAAGAGTGGCGTTGGTCACGGTCACATTACCCACGCCGAGGCCGGTTCCGGAGGTGTTGTTAATAAGGAGCGTACCGCTGGAGATGGTGGTGCCGCCGGTGTAGTCATTGGTCGTGCCACTAAGGCGAAGCAGGCCGCTGGTAGTTTTTGCGACAGCAATGTAGCGGTCTGTGCCCAGATCATAAATCCGCCCGCTGAAACGACCTGCCTGAATCGTCGCCGTCGAGGTGCCGCCGGAGTAGGCACGGGTAAGGTAACCTCCGCCACCCGTGCCATCCTGCAAATTGCCAAACGTCTGGTTATTCACGAGGCGAATGGATGCACCGGAAGCGATATAGACCGTGCTGGCGACCGGGATGCGATTATCGCCATTGATGAACAGGATGCCTTGATTGACCGTAGTGCTTCCGGTGTAGGTATTGGCTCCGCTCAAGTTCCAGGAGGCCGAGCCATTTTTCACCAGCGAGGTGGCGCCGCCCGAGCCATCGCCGATCACCATGCTCGCGCTGGACGTGTTACTTGAGGTGCTGGAACCGGAAAGGGTGATGGTCCTCGCCCCTGAGCCGGTGAAAGTCATCGTGCCGCTATAAGCCACATAGCCCTTGTCGGAAGTGGCCAGGTCAAATATCGCCCCGGAGGTGCCGACCACCCAACTTTTGCTTACAGCACTATATCCGGTGGTTCCGACGAAGCGCAGGCTGCCGCCGCCAAAAGTCACTGCTCCGGAAGAGAGATTTCCCGCAACCGAAAAACTAACTGTACCGGCGTTAAGCTTGAGTCCCCCCGTAAATGTATTCGTACCGCTGAGGGTGAGGACGCCGGAGCCTTCCTTGGTCAGGCCCGTGGTTCCCGCGATGGCGGAAGCGATCTCGGCGTTGGCGTTTGTCGTGATCGTCGGGGTGGAGCCGCCGAGGGTGAGCGTGCCGCCACTGAGCAGATAGGAGCCGGAGGTGGCGGGGTTGAAGGTAATGCCGCCCGCGGTGATCGTGCCGACCGTGACCGTGCCCGCCGCGCCATTGCTGCTGCCGAAAACGGCGGTGTTGTTCCCTGCATTATCCCAGATGGAGTCGACCGAGCCGTTGCTCCAGAGCGCGGTGGAGGTGTCCCACGCGCCAGCGCCGTCGACGGGGGCATTTGGATTCAGCCCGCTGCTGTCCCAGGTTAATGAGTCCGCTCGCAACGCGGAGGAGAGCGCAGCGAAGGCTAATA of the Terrimicrobium sacchariphilum genome contains:
- a CDS encoding beta strand repeat-containing protein; its protein translation is MHLPTSSRFYVCGLLAFAALSSALRADSLTWDSSGLNPNAPVDGAGAWDTSTALWSNGSVDSIWDNAGNNTAVFGSSNGAAGTVTVGTITAGGITFNPATSGSYLLSGGTLTLGGSTPTITTNANAEIASAIAGTTGLTKEGSGVLTLSGTNTFTGGLKLNAGTVSFSVAGNLSSGAVTFGGGSLRFVGTTGYSAVSKSWVVGTSGAIFDLATSDKGYVAYSGTMTFTGSGARTITLSGSSTSSNTSSASMVIGDGSGGATSLVKNGSASWNLSGANTYTGSTTVNQGILFINGDNRIPVASTVYIASGASIRLVNNQTFGNLQDGTGGGGYLTRAYSGGTSTATIQAGRFSGRIYDLGTDRYIAVAKTTSGLLRLSGTTNDYTGGTTISSGTLLINNTSGTGLGVGNVTVTNATLGGNGYSALGTAASHTIGSGGVIAPGDSEINGGIGTLTLNGANSTGAILDMQAGSSFSFNLGAGDANDTLRFYTYAGASDFLRDSGGVVLNFSGALAGTYDLFRFYSNAGTTLTDAGFTQATSNFTLGSGLTGYNATWDYSTLGVISLTLTAVPEPSSAVLFGLGGLCAMVLWRRARYRASVRG